In Quercus lobata isolate SW786 chromosome 12, ValleyOak3.0 Primary Assembly, whole genome shotgun sequence, a genomic segment contains:
- the LOC115971803 gene encoding polyadenylate-binding protein-interacting protein 5 isoform X1 gives MKQGVSSLNPYAASYIPLSKRNANDRTFETAKDSRSGNESSRFVTPEQLHYRAYYDSNAHGAEKAPIPDVGSTVKSHHAYGYGSSPQNVNQAADKQMLDEFDIDLEYLQMSFPGISDQSLTDVYAANRGDLEATVDMLNQLECYTVESSESLPDTLDIGDVSEFGSSADCASLKLKTVKGKASAASSTS, from the exons ATGAAGCAAGGAGTATCTTCCCTGAATCCATATGCAGCATCGTACATTCCACTATCCAAAAGAAATGCAAATGATAGAACTTTTGAGACAGCAAAAGACTCTAGGAGCGGCAATGAGTCTTCACGGTTTGTAACCCCTGAGCAACTCCATTACAGAGCTTATTATGACTCCAATGCTCATGGAGCTGAAAAAGCCCCTATTCCTGATGTGGGGTCTACAGTGAAGAGCCACCATGCATATGGTTATGGTTCATCACCACAAAATGTAAATCAAGCTGCAGATAAGCAGATGCTAGATGAATTTGACATTGATTTGGAATATCTTCAGATGTCATTTCCTGGTATATCTGATCAGTCCCTTACTGATGTTTATGCGGCAAATAGAGGTGACCTGGAAGCCACTGTTGACATGCTGAACCAACTTGAG TGTTACACTGTTGAGTCTTCTGAAAGTCTTCCAGACACTCTGGACATTGGCgatgtttcagaatttggatctTCAGCTGATTGTGCATCACTGAAACTGAAGACCGTAAAGGGCAAAGCCAGTGCTGCTTCATCCACCTCCTAA
- the LOC115971803 gene encoding polyadenylate-binding protein-interacting protein 5 isoform X2, giving the protein MKQGVSSLNPYAASYIPLSKRNANDRTFETAKDSRSGNESSRFVTPEQLHYRAYYDSNAHGAEKAPIPDVGSTVKSHHAYGYGSSPQNVNQAADKQMLDEFDIDLEYLQMSFPGISDQSLTDVYAANRGDLEATVDMLNQLEVYNVTLLSLLKVFQTLWTLAMFQNLDLQLIVHH; this is encoded by the exons ATGAAGCAAGGAGTATCTTCCCTGAATCCATATGCAGCATCGTACATTCCACTATCCAAAAGAAATGCAAATGATAGAACTTTTGAGACAGCAAAAGACTCTAGGAGCGGCAATGAGTCTTCACGGTTTGTAACCCCTGAGCAACTCCATTACAGAGCTTATTATGACTCCAATGCTCATGGAGCTGAAAAAGCCCCTATTCCTGATGTGGGGTCTACAGTGAAGAGCCACCATGCATATGGTTATGGTTCATCACCACAAAATGTAAATCAAGCTGCAGATAAGCAGATGCTAGATGAATTTGACATTGATTTGGAATATCTTCAGATGTCATTTCCTGGTATATCTGATCAGTCCCTTACTGATGTTTATGCGGCAAATAGAGGTGACCTGGAAGCCACTGTTGACATGCTGAACCAACTTGAGGTGTACAA TGTTACACTGTTGAGTCTTCTGAAAGTCTTCCAGACACTCTGGACATTGGCgatgtttcagaatttggatctTCAGCTGATTGTGCATCACTGA